In Leishmania major strain Friedlin complete genome, chromosome 34, the following proteins share a genomic window:
- a CDS encoding putative ATP-dependent RNA helicase, with protein sequence MIGHGKWEAAVESAADSKKKGGGFQSFNLEKPLLDAILKQGFSVPTPIQRKAIPPMLQGNDVVAMARTGSGKTAAFLIPMLNTLKAHAKIVGIRGLVLSPTRELSLQILRNGFALNKFLDLRFAALVGGDSMDQQFELLASNPDVVVATPGRLLHIMEEASLHLTSVRCLVLDEADRLFELGLQPQIGAIMQKLPESCQRALFSATMPTVLAEFTSAGLHNPVVIRLDSEMKLSDQLKQSAFLVRNDEKVAALIVLLKRVLHVGEAAANSAQALIFSESKFHVEFLQMILTHYSISTSAVHGQMDQEARRLAVRSFAKRETSVMVVTDVAARGLDLPLLDNVVNFSFPFNPKLFVHRVGRVARAGRSGTAYSIMTFEDFPYYVDLMQFIGRPLQSAPVPGDLLFTPDDGCYGRLPEEDIQLELDFLKRLHENDVEVRNMARVVENAHKKFNRTKKKPTHEAIQEARKPQYAFDRTPLHPMLLERLGSTRVRADEVRFDLKRFKPKELFLEIGSKEKLFEIRPPETAQSLARSSNAEGGAKKVGAASTPPPAKQLSFAEKMLQRAQERRKREHEAGSSTSVNSDDAVMNLVTHPRQAALGHKESMETGAYRDENFFMDLERRDTLDNAHYSVKDATMDMTAETAEEAAQQRQVFAWSKKKNRYVQMHVNDAKALLRGIKNEAGKAINYKSKLQAYSKWMKKSNMRIQDVGEEEDLVPLKRAKAAAFSSQPQGDDVGNGNDDFVDISDPNQGKKLRIGRKQKRLPKDGHVRSFEEMAAMRRKAEKEKSRLARKSQRSGAGKKKSK encoded by the coding sequence ATGATTGGTCATGGAAAGTGGGAAGCCGCCGTGGAGTCGGCAGCCGACTCGAAGAAGAAGGGCGGCGGCTTTCAAAGCTTTAACCTGGAAAAACCACTACTCGATGCAATTCTGAAGCAGGGCTTCTCTGTGCCCACCCCGATCCAGCGCAAGGCGATCCCGCCGATGCTGCAGGGGAACGATGTAGTCGCCATGGCCCGCACCGGGTCAGGTAAGACAGCGGCATTCCTCATCCCAATGCTGAACACCCTAAAGGCGCACGCAAAGATCGTTGGTATTCGCGGTTTAGTGCTCTCCCCGACACGCGAGCTGAGCCTGCAGATCTTACGCAACGGCTTCGCGCTTAACAAGTTCCTCGATTTGCGCTTTGCTGCGTTGGTAGGTGGCGACTCGATGGACCAGCAGTTcgagctgctggcgtcgAACCCAGATGTAGTGGTCGCCACGCCCGGTCGCCTACTGCACATCATGGAGGAGGCTTCATTGCACCTTACTAGCGTGCGCTGCCTGGTTCTGGATGAGGCAGATCGCCTCTTCGAGTTAGGTCTGCAGCCGCAGATCGGTGCCATCATGCAGAAGCTACCCGAGTCTTGCCAACGTGCCCTTTTCTCCGCGACGATGCCTACCGTATTGGCGGAATTCACGAGCGCCGGGCTGCACAACCCGGTGGTCATACGCCTCGACTCGGAGATGAAGCTGAGTGACCAACTGAAGCAAAGCGCTTTCCTCGTGCGCAACGACGAGAAGGTTGCCGCGTTGATCGTGCTGCTCAAGCGTGTGCTGCACGttggcgaggcggcggcgaatagcgcgcaagcgctcaTATTTTCGGAATCAAAGTTTCATGTGGAGTTTCTGCAGATGATTCTGACGCACTACAGCATCTCAACGAGCGCGGTGCACGGACAGATGGACCAGGAGGCCCGTCGCCTTGCGGTGCGCAGCTTTGCGAAGCGTGAAACGAGCgtgatggtggtgacggATGTGGCCGCGCGAGGTTTGGacttgccgctgctcgacaACGTCGTCAActtctcttttcccttcAACCCAAAGCTGTTTGTGCACCGCGTCGGCCGTGTCGCGCGCGCCGGTCGCTCTGGCACGGCCTACTCGATCATGACCTTCGAGGACTTCCCGTACTACGTTGATCTCATGCAGTTCATAGGCCGGCCGCTGCAATCTGCCCCGGTACCTGGCGACCTCCTCTTCACGCCAGACGACGGCTGCTACGGCCGCTTGCCCGAAGAGGACATCCAGCTGGAGCTGGACTTCCTCAAACGCCTGCACGAAAACGATGTGGAGGTGCGCAACATGGCGCGAGTGGTGGAAAACGCGCATAAGAAGTTCAACCGTACAAAGAAGAAGCCGACGCACGAGGCAATTCAAGAGGCTCGAAAGCCGCAGTACGCCTTCGACCGCACCCCGCTTCATCCAATGCTGCTCGAACGCCTCGGCAGTacccgtgtgcgtgctgacGAGGTGCGCTTCGACCTGAAGCGATTCAAGCCGAAGGAGCTGTTTCTAGAAATAGGCTCAAAGGAGAAGTTGTTCGAGATTCGCCCGCCGGAGACGGCGCAGTCCTTGGCACGATCAAGCAACGCCGAGGGCGGGGCAAAGAAAGTCGGGGCGGCCTccacaccgccaccagcgaaGCAGCTCTCCTTTGCCGAGAAGatgctgcagcgtgcgcaaGAGCGCAGAAAACGCGAGCACGaagccggcagcagcacttcTGTTAATAGCGACGATGCGGTGATGAACCTGGTCACGCACCCTCGTCAGGCCGCACTGGGGCATAAGGAGAGCATGGAGACCGGCGCATACCGTGACGAGAACTTCTTCATGGACCTGGAGCGGCGAGACACGCTCGACAACGCGCACTACTCCGTCAAGGATGCGACGATGGACATGACCGCCGAGacggctgaggaggctgcacagcagcggcaggtgTTTGCGTGGAGCAAGAAGAAGAATCGTTATGTCCAAATGCACGTCAATGACGCGAAGGCGCTCCTGAGAGGCATAAAAAACGAAGCCGGCAAGGCGATCAACTACAAAAGCAAGCTTCAGGCCTACTCGAAGTGgatgaagaagagcaacATGCGCATCCAAGATgtcggcgaagaggaggaccTGGTTCCGCTGAAGCGCGCCAAGGCGGCGGCATTCTCCTCCCAGCCGCAAGGCGACGACGTCGGCAATGGCAACGACGACTTTGTGGACATCAGCGACCCGAACCAAGGCAAGAAACTACGTATCGGACGCAAGCAAAAGCGGCTGCCCAAGGACGGTCACGTACGTTCTTTCGAGGAGATGGCGGCAATGCGGCgcaaggcggagaaggaaaagagcCGCCTTGCGCGCAAGAGTCAGCGCAGTGGTGCTGGCAAGAAGAAGAGTAagtaa